The Mycoplasmopsis caviae sequence AAAATATTATTGTCTAGTGCTAATTTAATTTGATTTAGTGCTCCAAAATAAGCTTTTTCATCACTACTTCCGTGGCTTTTAATGACAACACCATTAACACCTGCTATTCATGCAGCTCCAACATTTCGATAATCAAGAGTTTCAGCCACATCTCTAAAAGCGCCTTTTGCTAATAAATATCCAAGTTTTCTAATAGGTTTAAGCTTAATTTTACTAGTTAGTAAACTCTTAAAACTTAAAATAGCTCCTTCAAGGCTCTTGAGGATTAAATTACCAGCATATCCATCAATAACAGCCACTTCACAAACGCCATTCAATAAATCGCGTGGTTCTTGAAAACCAATGTAATTTATCTTATTTTGTTCTTTTAATTTAATATTTGCTTCCTTAATAATGTCAATTCCTTTATAGTCTTCCGATCCGATGTTAATTAAGGCACATCTAGGGGTTAAATTTTTTAGCAAAACTCTAGCAAATGAATTAGCAATTTTAGTTCATTCAATTAAATAATCACTTGTTGTTTCTAAATTAGCACCAACATCTAAGAGCATAAATTTACGTCCTGTTATTGTTGGCATCATTGGCATAAATGCAGCTCTTGAAATTCCTTCCAATCTTTTAATTTTAAATGTTGCTGCTGCTAAATAGGTACCTGAGTCGCCTGAAGAGAGCACTGCATCAGCTTTCTTGTTTGCAACTAAATCTATTGCAACATTCATTGATGTATCTTCTCTTAAAGATTGGCGAATGTTTTTAACATCGCTTGCAAGTTTTGAATTGTCTATTATTTCGATATTATTTGGCATATTTTTGCCATAATATTTTTCAATTTCATCCTTAGGACCAACTAAAATGATTGAATAGTCTTTGTTTGTATTTAAAAATAATTTAGTTGCTGCTAAAGCTGAATTGATGCCGTTGTCGTTCCCGTTAATATCAAATGCGATCTTGTACATTATTCTCCTATTCAAAACCAATTATAAAATGATAATTTGGCTGATTTCCATTAACTATCTCAACCTCAACATCATAGTGGCTTTCTAAAAAGTTTTTAATTTCATTTGCATCGAC is a genomic window containing:
- the plsX gene encoding phosphate acyltransferase PlsX, with the translated sequence MYKIAFDINGNDNGINSALAATKLFLNTNKDYSIILVGPKDEIEKYYGKNMPNNIEIIDNSKLASDVKNIRQSLREDTSMNVAIDLVANKKADAVLSSGDSGTYLAAATFKIKRLEGISRAAFMPMMPTITGRKFMLLDVGANLETTSDYLIEWTKIANSFARVLLKNLTPRCALINIGSEDYKGIDIIKEANIKLKEQNKINYIGFQEPRDLLNGVCEVAVIDGYAGNLILKSLEGAILSFKSLLTSKIKLKPIRKLGYLLAKGAFRDVAETLDYRNVGAAWIAGVNGVVIKSHGSSDEKAYFGALNQIKLALDNNILSEVKKDLNISES